The Palaemon carinicauda isolate YSFRI2023 chromosome 37, ASM3689809v2, whole genome shotgun sequence genome contains a region encoding:
- the LOC137629370 gene encoding pro-resilin-like, translating into MTFKRNTFQVVILSAIAVASIVADSVHAPAPSYNAPAPTYNAPAPSYSAPSPSYGAPAATGPAQYDFNYAVKDDYSSNDFGHQESRDGYNTQGSYFVQLPDGRLQRVTYTVDGDSGYVAQVTYEGEAQYPQQSQGYQPAPKVGYA; encoded by the exons ATGACTTTTAAG AGAAACACTTTCCAGGTAGTGATTCTGTCAGCCATTGCTGTGGCCTCTATTGTTGCTGACTCAGTTCACGCTCCTGCTCCATCTTACAATGCTCCTGCTCCTACCTACAATGCTCCAGCTCCGTCCTACAGCGCACCTTCTCCATCCTATGGTGCTCCAGCTGCTACG GGTCCAGCTCagtacgacttcaactacgccgtgAAGGACGACTATTCCAgcaacgacttcggccaccaggaaTCCCGCGACGGCTACAACACCCAGGGATCCTACTTCGTGCAGCTTCCCGACGGTCGTCTCCAGAGAGTCACTTACACCGTCGACGGAGACTCGGGATACGTGGCCCAAGTCACCTACGAGGGAGAGGCGCAGTATCCCCAGCAGTCTCAGGGATACCAACCTGCTCCTAAAGTAGGATACGCCTAA